A window from Triticum aestivum cultivar Chinese Spring chromosome 6D, IWGSC CS RefSeq v2.1, whole genome shotgun sequence encodes these proteins:
- the LOC123144652 gene encoding dynein 11 kDa light chain, flagellar outer arm, which translates to MDPASEELERRSHYLSSLIRRTKLNAPPAPPPPTSHPEPETKLELERERSPIRRTKLKLNAAPALPPSTTHPETGKLEREPGPKSQNLVEAKVVVEDREVKEGDGKGKEERKVSVRVRAADMPVVLQRRAIRLAYDAVSATPRADGKRLALALKKEFDTSYGPAWHCIVGTSFGSYVTHTLGGFLYFSVDKVHILLFRTAVEPLGHLR; encoded by the exons atGGATCCGGCATCCGAGGAGCTCGAGCGCCGCAGCCACTACCTCAGCTCGCTCATCCGCCGCACCAAGCTCAATGCCCCGCCCGCCCCGCCACCTCCTACTTCTCACCCGGAGCCGGAGAcgaagctggagctggagcgggagcGCTCGCCCATCCGCCGCACCAAGCTCAAGCTCAACGCCGCTCCCGCCCTCCCTCCTTCTACCACTCACCCGGAGACCGGGAAACTGGAGCGGGAGCCGGGCCCTAAGAGCCAGAACCTCGTGGAGGCCAAGGTGGTGGTGGAGGACAGGGAAGTGAAAGAGGGCGacggaaaggggaaggaggagaggaaggTCTCGGTGCGGGTCCGGGCGGCCGACATGCCGGTGGTGCTGCAGCGGCGCGCGATCCGGCTCGCCTACGATGCTGTCTCTGCAACACCGCGGGCCGACGGCAAGCGTCTAGCCCTCGCGCTCAAGAAG GAATTTGACACGTCATACGGCCCTGCTTGGCACTGTATTGTTGGGACAAGCTTTGGCTCCTATGTTACTCACACATTGGGAGGTTTCTTATACTTCTCTGTTGACAAGGTCCACATTCTTCTCTTCAGAACTGCTGTTGAGCCATTAGGCCATCTGCGGTGA